A section of the Pediococcus inopinatus genome encodes:
- a CDS encoding glycosyltransferase family 2 protein, which yields MIDHVFDATTGATILNIFLLILCLYPVMGSFFWFCGSLSYRWLRSEKADSNWKVLPPEKQPMVTIMIPAHNEEIMIADTINYLFKELNYQNFEVLLMDDGSTDKTAEIVTELEEIYPRLRMIHIVKNKGKAHAFNIGMYFAKGDYILSNDADTIPEPDALMKYMNYFIHDRDLNTSAVTANMDVQNRTKLLAKSQTVEFSSIVGVIKRSQAAINDSMYAYSGANTMYRKNFLIDVGGFRQDRATEDISIAWDHQAIGAVPRFAPNIVFHMNVPETIPDLYRQRKRWAQGGTEVWLTNIKKFIFHPIKRRYQLSMFIDSTLSIIWSFFFLITTAIFLITIIYFFMTGNWERLLHSIEMSFIFVNFEMLAGFMQLLAALILDHHGAKLKYLLFAPWYMLFYWMINPITVVMTFIPAMKTIFGRGSGTWKSPERKKFTK from the coding sequence ATGATTGATCATGTTTTTGATGCAACAACTGGGGCAACAATTTTAAATATCTTTTTACTGATCCTATGTCTATATCCAGTTATGGGGTCTTTTTTCTGGTTCTGTGGATCTCTAAGCTATCGCTGGTTACGGTCAGAAAAAGCGGACAGCAATTGGAAAGTATTACCACCTGAAAAACAACCGATGGTCACCATTATGATCCCAGCGCATAATGAAGAAATTATGATTGCTGACACGATTAATTATTTATTTAAAGAGTTAAATTATCAAAATTTTGAAGTGCTGTTAATGGATGATGGGTCGACGGATAAAACAGCCGAGATTGTAACCGAATTGGAAGAAATCTACCCTCGACTGCGGATGATTCATATTGTGAAAAATAAGGGCAAAGCGCATGCCTTTAATATTGGGATGTATTTTGCCAAGGGTGACTACATTTTAAGCAATGATGCGGATACTATTCCGGAGCCAGACGCGCTGATGAAGTATATGAATTATTTTATTCATGATCGTGATCTAAACACATCTGCGGTGACTGCCAATATGGATGTGCAGAATCGCACCAAACTGCTAGCGAAATCCCAAACGGTGGAATTTTCAAGTATTGTAGGCGTTATTAAACGAAGCCAGGCAGCAATTAATGATTCAATGTATGCTTATAGTGGTGCAAATACTATGTATCGTAAAAACTTTTTGATTGATGTAGGGGGCTTTCGACAGGATCGGGCGACCGAAGATATCAGTATTGCCTGGGATCATCAGGCAATTGGCGCGGTACCTCGTTTTGCACCCAATATCGTTTTTCATATGAATGTGCCAGAAACAATTCCTGACTTATATCGGCAACGGAAACGCTGGGCCCAGGGTGGGACGGAAGTTTGGTTAACGAATATTAAGAAATTTATTTTTCATCCCATTAAACGACGCTATCAGCTTTCAATGTTTATTGATTCAACACTTTCCATTATCTGGTCCTTTTTCTTCCTAATTACCACTGCAATTTTTTTAATCACCATTATTTATTTTTTTATGACCGGAAACTGGGAACGATTACTGCATAGCATTGAAATGTCATTTATTTTTGTGAATTTCGAGATGCTGGCGGGCTTTATGCAGCTTTTAGCGGCCTTGATTTTGGATCATCATGGTGCCAAATTAAAATATCTTCTTTTTGCGCCATGGTACATGTTATTTTACTGGATGATCAACCCAATTACGGTTGTCATGACGTTTATTCCCGCAATGAAAACAATTTTTGGTCGCGGATCCGGAACTTGGAAAAGCCCGGAACGAAAGAAATTTACCAAGTAG
- a CDS encoding EAL domain-containing protein: protein MIRFWGQPKFLLHPLQPIGYELFLREKTADGWTFPNDFNRFPAQQIAQLLVQTAPLMASEFKNISINLDPEQFVDLNFCEALQAIRNQLLPVTLTVELTEHSSPTLVTEDQIYKAAKCFYDNGIGWIIDDVGFGNNQLKRIEALDPFVQEYKFAIQNFRANKTMDQLIPQLTFWNAQAQKKHKLLTVEGIESKDDLLLLKDFQVDMLQGFALGHPVYLPAASDPAANTVLPFNKN, encoded by the coding sequence ATGATTCGCTTTTGGGGACAACCAAAATTTCTGCTACATCCATTACAACCAATTGGCTACGAGCTTTTTCTACGCGAAAAAACCGCTGACGGATGGACTTTTCCGAATGATTTCAATCGGTTTCCAGCTCAACAGATTGCTCAACTTCTCGTTCAAACGGCCCCATTAATGGCAAGTGAATTTAAAAACATTTCTATTAATTTGGATCCCGAACAATTTGTAGATCTTAATTTTTGTGAAGCTTTACAAGCAATCAGAAATCAACTTTTACCCGTCACTCTGACTGTCGAATTGACAGAGCATTCCAGTCCCACGCTGGTGACTGAAGACCAAATCTACAAAGCTGCTAAATGTTTTTACGATAATGGTATCGGCTGGATCATCGATGACGTGGGTTTTGGAAACAATCAACTTAAACGTATTGAGGCCCTTGATCCGTTTGTTCAAGAATACAAATTTGCCATTCAAAACTTTCGGGCAAACAAAACGATGGATCAACTCATCCCCCAACTAACTTTTTGGAATGCCCAAGCACAAAAAAAACACAAGTTGCTTACAGTTGAAGGGATTGAGTCAAAAGATGATCTCCTTTTATTAAAAGATTTTCAAGTTGATATGTTACAAGGTTTTGCATTAGGTCATCCAGTTTATTTACCAGCAGCAAGCGACCCAGCTGCTAATACCGTTCTTCCTTTCAATAAAAACTAA
- a CDS encoding EAL domain-containing protein — MLRFWGQPKFSRDPLEPVGYELFLREGSMTEWEVPSDFSKFTASQIANLLIQTAPALPHNMKSLSVNLDIDQFIDPQFCQTFVSIQNEISCRHLSIELTEHPSDTPIPDQILLAATKRYTDANFAVILDDVGSGDNQLKRVKLLNNYVNEYKFAVQNFRPGESLEAIVPKLSFWCDLARTNNKVFTIEGVESKKDLLTLSDYQADMLQGYTLGRPVLLPIKGDSEKSLVHC; from the coding sequence TTGCTAAGATTCTGGGGACAACCTAAGTTTTCACGTGATCCACTAGAACCTGTGGGTTACGAACTTTTCTTGCGTGAGGGTTCCATGACCGAGTGGGAAGTACCAAGTGATTTTAGCAAGTTTACCGCTAGCCAAATCGCTAATCTACTCATCCAAACAGCGCCCGCACTGCCACATAACATGAAAAGTCTTTCTGTTAATCTTGATATTGATCAGTTTATCGATCCACAATTTTGTCAAACATTCGTTTCAATTCAAAACGAAATTTCGTGTCGTCACTTATCGATTGAATTGACTGAGCACCCAAGCGACACCCCCATCCCAGACCAAATCCTGCTTGCCGCCACCAAACGCTATACTGACGCAAATTTTGCCGTTATTTTAGATGATGTGGGCTCTGGTGACAATCAACTCAAGCGCGTCAAACTTTTAAATAATTATGTTAACGAATATAAATTTGCCGTTCAAAATTTTCGGCCCGGAGAATCACTCGAAGCTATTGTGCCTAAACTATCCTTTTGGTGTGATTTAGCACGAACAAACAATAAAGTATTCACTATTGAAGGAGTGGAATCTAAAAAAGACTTGTTGACCCTTTCTGACTACCAAGCTGATATGCTTCAGGGCTATACTTTAGGTCGCCCGGTCCTTCTGCCAATTAAAGGCGACTCGGAAAAAAGTCTCGTTCACTGTTAA
- a CDS encoding GGDEF domain-containing protein — protein MTQHEWLLSPLFTGIFVTLGIILFFQLLARSMVNHSTEQEKPINYLVGRLSVLSVVYFSILGVYFEYAAAHTNQDVAFVDFRLLLLFYVIIFLGQRTSLIVIVSSFLARAFFWGFTIGTIDFILATAVIYLFVNIIVYAVRRFQLHQLILIGLLDIVVGGFWVIFHFIRVRYFNDVTVTTSWYYWITFVVMNFFLYYGLTRLNSENDYLTSLTQQATTDPLTKLKNYSIFQKDFTEAFINFKDSDQPFTMIAFDIDHFKRVNDQHGHLAGNAVLKAVSKITADKVKTVPQAEAYRVGGEEFNILLPDVTLAEAATFSYQLQSEIRKTAFKINDNENLHITISVGVSALQKSDITQNLLYERTDQMLYHSKGKGRDSVSVSDPETITDPRTPNTAIKHD, from the coding sequence TTGACCCAACATGAATGGCTACTTTCCCCGTTATTCACTGGGATTTTTGTCACCCTTGGCATTATCTTATTTTTTCAATTACTTGCTCGCTCAATGGTCAACCATTCAACGGAACAAGAAAAACCTATCAATTATTTAGTCGGACGCTTATCAGTTTTAAGCGTGGTTTATTTTTCTATCCTAGGTGTGTATTTTGAATATGCCGCAGCCCATACAAATCAAGATGTGGCATTTGTTGATTTTCGATTGTTGCTGCTATTCTACGTCATTATCTTCTTAGGTCAACGGACTAGCTTAATCGTGATTGTATCAAGCTTTCTTGCGCGAGCCTTCTTTTGGGGATTCACAATTGGCACCATTGATTTTATCCTCGCGACTGCCGTAATTTACTTGTTTGTTAACATCATCGTGTATGCGGTTCGTCGTTTCCAGCTGCACCAGTTAATTTTGATTGGCCTGCTTGATATTGTGGTGGGAGGGTTTTGGGTAATTTTTCACTTTATCCGCGTCCGCTACTTCAATGACGTTACCGTCACTACATCTTGGTATTACTGGATTACCTTTGTCGTTATGAATTTTTTCCTATACTACGGTCTGACCCGATTAAATAGCGAAAACGACTATCTGACAAGTTTAACCCAGCAAGCGACAACCGACCCACTAACTAAATTGAAAAATTATTCGATATTTCAAAAAGATTTTACAGAGGCATTTATCAATTTTAAGGACTCAGACCAGCCGTTCACCATGATTGCTTTCGATATCGATCATTTTAAACGTGTCAACGACCAACACGGCCATTTAGCTGGCAATGCCGTTTTGAAAGCCGTTAGTAAGATCACGGCTGATAAAGTAAAAACCGTCCCCCAGGCTGAGGCTTACCGCGTGGGTGGCGAAGAATTTAATATTCTCTTACCTGATGTTACGTTAGCCGAGGCAGCAACATTCAGTTATCAGCTGCAGTCCGAGATTCGCAAGACAGCCTTTAAAATTAATGACAATGAAAATCTTCATATCACCATTTCTGTAGGAGTTTCTGCACTTCAAAAATCCGATATTACCCAAAATCTGTTATATGAACGCACTGATCAAATGTTATACCATTCCAAAGGTAAAGGGCGGGACAGTGTCTCTGTTTCAGATCCTGAAACAATCACCGATCCACGGACACCTAACACAGCAATCAAGCATGATTAA
- a CDS encoding choloylglycine hydrolase family protein codes for MCTSVMYQNAKGNWFLARTMDFSFELDGRPVVIPRNFHFQSDANEAGFDTKLGFGVAGRNLNGYILVDGVNEAGVGAATLYFDGLAKFADQREHGKTDLAPHEVINWILGNITSVADLKEKINDVNIVAIANDLFKIVVPLHWIVGDKSGACVVLEQDKEGMHVMDDPAKVMTNSPDFQWHLKNLNNYVQLKPTSHSAKAYGEFKSDAYGLGSGALGLPGDYTSVSRFVRAAFIRENTDKADTTGGSINALSHILNSVEIPKGVKADNEGGCDYSQYRGYMSLDEGAYYMQPYDDQTITRVALTPEVLNASEPTEYPLQKQQQFNSVN; via the coding sequence ATGTGTACAAGTGTAATGTATCAAAATGCCAAAGGAAATTGGTTTTTAGCACGAACAATGGACTTCTCATTTGAATTAGATGGTCGTCCAGTTGTAATTCCCCGCAACTTTCATTTCCAAAGTGATGCTAACGAAGCGGGCTTTGATACAAAACTGGGCTTTGGCGTTGCTGGACGTAACTTAAACGGCTATATCCTAGTTGATGGGGTAAACGAGGCCGGAGTTGGGGCTGCTACCCTTTACTTTGACGGATTGGCAAAATTTGCGGATCAACGCGAACACGGAAAAACTGATTTAGCTCCTCATGAAGTTATTAACTGGATTCTTGGAAATATAACAAGTGTAGCTGACTTAAAAGAAAAAATTAACGATGTAAACATTGTGGCCATCGCCAACGACTTGTTTAAAATTGTTGTTCCTTTGCACTGGATTGTGGGTGATAAGTCTGGTGCTTGTGTCGTGTTGGAACAGGATAAGGAAGGGATGCATGTCATGGATGATCCCGCTAAAGTGATGACCAACAGTCCTGATTTTCAATGGCATTTAAAGAATTTGAATAATTATGTGCAATTAAAGCCCACGTCACACAGTGCCAAAGCATACGGTGAATTTAAATCAGATGCCTATGGATTGGGCAGTGGTGCGTTAGGTTTGCCTGGAGATTACACATCTGTTTCCCGGTTTGTGCGAGCGGCGTTTATTCGCGAAAATACGGATAAGGCTGACACGACAGGTGGCTCGATTAATGCGCTATCGCATATTTTAAATAGTGTAGAGATTCCTAAAGGGGTTAAGGCTGATAATGAGGGCGGTTGTGATTATTCGCAATATCGTGGGTATATGAGTTTGGATGAAGGCGCCTATTACATGCAACCTTATGATGACCAAACGATTACGCGAGTGGCACTCACCCCTGAAGTTTTGAATGCCAGTGAACCTACAGAGTATCCACTACAGAAACAACAACAATTTAATTCAGTAAATTAA
- a CDS encoding ABC transporter ATP-binding protein: MAFITLKDETKRYTMESNTIVANDKVSFDIDEGELVIILGESGAGKSTVLNMLGGMDHPTEGSILIDGQDIATYTERQLTEYRRTMVGFVFQFYNLIPNLTARENVELASQVTSDALDVDETLKHVGLDKRMANFPAQLSGGEQQRVAIARALAKNPKLLLCDEPTGALDYHTGKQILKLLQDTARKTHRTVLIVTHNSMIAPMADKVIHLKDAQVKGIERNEHPTPVENIEW, translated from the coding sequence ATGGCGTTTATTACATTAAAAGATGAAACGAAACGATACACTATGGAAAGTAATACAATTGTGGCAAATGATAAAGTCAGTTTTGACATCGATGAGGGCGAGTTGGTCATTATTTTAGGCGAATCTGGAGCTGGAAAATCGACGGTCTTAAATATGTTGGGCGGGATGGATCATCCAACGGAAGGCAGCATCTTAATTGATGGCCAAGACATTGCTACTTATACTGAACGTCAATTAACTGAGTATCGGCGCACCATGGTGGGGTTTGTTTTCCAGTTTTACAACTTGATTCCCAATTTAACTGCGCGTGAAAATGTTGAGTTGGCTAGTCAGGTGACTTCTGATGCATTAGATGTGGATGAGACACTAAAACACGTTGGCTTGGATAAACGGATGGCTAACTTTCCAGCTCAATTATCTGGTGGTGAACAGCAGCGGGTGGCGATTGCCCGAGCACTAGCCAAGAATCCCAAATTATTGCTATGCGATGAACCGACTGGGGCCTTAGATTACCACACGGGAAAACAAATTTTGAAATTGCTACAGGATACCGCGCGTAAAACGCATCGGACCGTTTTGATTGTGACGCATAATTCAATGATCGCTCCTATGGCTGATAAGGTCATTCATTTAAAGGATGCCCAGGTCAAAGGGATTGAACGTAATGAGCATCCTACCCCTGTTGAAAACATTGAATGGTAG
- a CDS encoding ABC transporter permease — protein MNRTYFKATVREITQSMGKFISIVLIILLGSLLYVGIRGVGPDLNQSANHYFQQQKLSDVKVSSTMGLTNSDLTSIKQNKNVKHAVASHMVTLQKSRNQVVSVYNYQKQTKLDKLKLVSGKLPVKNNQIVLDNKAKENGYQLGDTYRLPKNTNLNRRSFKIVGFVNSPQFVSSTDRGTTNLGSGTVDYFAYVPNTAFSQKEYASIAVQFKNANHYAAGTDAYNNQVDRQKADLKSDLSGRPRARQKQLQNKAQKKLDQQTTKIEKQEKELAKVPSGYQTAKIKAAKQELAAGKKKITASEVQIKQIAKPTYLYNDRTMNPGYQDYFDESHSIAAIAIIFPGFFLFIAILITFSTISRMVEKNRREVGLMRALGYTKREIAMKYIVYTLLAGILGAGLGGVLGMLTLPQFVFSLLSNNNLTEFVGVIPWSYLAQTMAAGLIATLGSALIVLTINLREAPTNLMRERAPKAGKRILLERIKPLWSRLSFNQKVSYRNLFRYKGRMIMTIVGIAGCTGLILTGFGIQDSVNDLVPTQYEDVQHFQALVTVEKATQKVHAANISAQKSVMVKSITARPTHGTANDTVTLMVPKTTSNFDKYVTLKSVATNKKLHLTDRGVILSEKLATDMNAKAGSSVNLQIGGKKVTAKVTGVTTNYAGHWLYTTQSYYKKLTGNSTKATTRLIKTSHTKKAQREKLSRQLLKETGVLNVSFPRYAASSLSTGGLGSVVLIMIVMSGALALVVLYNLTNINISERLRELATIKVLGFYDREVTAYVARENVVFTIAGIVLGWGIGLFLHQFIMVKAQTGSILFPMTIHYPGYIWSAVITGCFSLFIGILTHYKLKHIDMLDALAAGE, from the coding sequence ATGAATCGAACTTATTTTAAAGCCACTGTGCGTGAGATTACCCAATCGATGGGAAAATTCATTTCAATCGTACTGATTATTTTGTTAGGATCATTGCTCTATGTGGGCATTCGCGGGGTTGGCCCTGATTTGAATCAATCTGCCAATCATTATTTTCAACAACAAAAGTTGAGTGACGTCAAAGTTAGCTCAACAATGGGTTTAACGAACAGCGATTTAACTTCAATTAAGCAAAACAAAAACGTTAAGCATGCAGTGGCCAGCCATATGGTCACGCTGCAAAAGAGTCGTAATCAGGTTGTCAGTGTATACAATTATCAAAAACAGACAAAACTTGATAAATTAAAGCTGGTAAGTGGCAAACTGCCAGTCAAAAATAACCAAATTGTTTTGGACAATAAGGCTAAAGAAAATGGCTACCAGCTTGGAGACACTTATCGGTTACCGAAAAATACGAATCTCAACCGGCGTAGTTTTAAAATTGTCGGTTTTGTAAACTCGCCTCAATTTGTCAGCAGCACGGACCGCGGGACCACAAATTTAGGTAGCGGTACGGTTGATTATTTTGCGTACGTACCTAACACGGCATTTAGCCAAAAGGAATATGCCTCGATTGCAGTACAGTTTAAAAACGCTAACCACTATGCGGCCGGGACAGATGCCTATAATAACCAGGTTGATCGTCAAAAAGCGGATTTAAAATCAGATTTAAGTGGTCGGCCACGTGCACGCCAAAAACAACTGCAAAATAAGGCACAGAAAAAATTAGATCAACAAACTACTAAAATTGAAAAACAAGAAAAAGAGTTGGCGAAAGTGCCAAGTGGTTATCAAACGGCCAAAATAAAGGCAGCAAAACAAGAACTTGCTGCTGGCAAGAAAAAGATTACGGCGTCTGAAGTTCAGATTAAGCAAATTGCCAAGCCAACTTATTTATATAACGATCGAACAATGAATCCGGGCTATCAAGATTACTTTGACGAATCTCATAGTATTGCCGCAATCGCAATTATTTTCCCAGGGTTCTTCCTGTTCATTGCGATTTTAATTACCTTTTCCACAATTTCACGGATGGTGGAGAAAAACCGGCGTGAAGTTGGCCTTATGCGGGCGCTTGGTTATACCAAACGTGAAATCGCGATGAAATATATCGTCTATACATTGTTAGCTGGAATTCTTGGTGCCGGACTTGGCGGGGTGCTTGGGATGCTGACTTTGCCACAATTTGTTTTCAGTTTGCTCAGCAATAATAATCTAACTGAGTTTGTGGGTGTAATTCCATGGTCCTACCTTGCACAAACGATGGCGGCGGGATTAATCGCCACCTTAGGCAGTGCGTTGATCGTCTTAACCATCAATTTACGAGAAGCTCCGACGAATTTGATGCGAGAACGGGCGCCTAAAGCTGGTAAACGAATTCTGTTAGAACGAATTAAACCACTCTGGTCGCGACTTAGCTTTAATCAAAAGGTCAGTTATCGAAATCTCTTCCGTTACAAAGGAAGAATGATCATGACAATTGTCGGGATTGCTGGGTGTACTGGTTTAATTTTGACAGGATTTGGAATTCAAGATTCTGTGAACGATTTAGTCCCGACCCAATATGAAGACGTCCAGCATTTTCAAGCATTAGTGACGGTAGAAAAAGCCACCCAGAAAGTGCATGCGGCTAATATCTCGGCACAAAAATCTGTGATGGTAAAATCAATTACGGCCCGACCCACACACGGAACGGCCAACGATACGGTCACTTTAATGGTGCCGAAAACTACGTCTAATTTTGATAAGTATGTGACTTTGAAATCAGTCGCCACCAATAAAAAACTTCATTTGACTGATAGGGGCGTTATTCTATCCGAGAAACTGGCGACTGATATGAATGCTAAGGCAGGCAGTTCGGTCAATCTCCAAATTGGGGGTAAAAAAGTAACTGCAAAGGTTACGGGGGTTACCACCAATTATGCGGGGCACTGGCTCTACACCACGCAATCCTATTATAAAAAGTTAACCGGTAATTCGACTAAGGCTACAACACGTTTAATTAAAACTAGTCATACGAAAAAGGCCCAACGAGAAAAACTAAGTCGCCAATTATTAAAAGAGACCGGTGTTTTAAACGTCAGTTTTCCAAGGTATGCGGCTAGTTCACTGAGTACAGGTGGATTGGGATCAGTCGTCTTAATTATGATCGTCATGTCGGGAGCTTTAGCTTTGGTGGTGCTATATAACTTAACGAACATCAATATTTCCGAACGGCTTCGGGAATTAGCCACGATTAAAGTGCTTGGTTTTTACGATCGTGAAGTTACGGCCTATGTGGCACGAGAAAATGTGGTCTTTACCATCGCTGGAATTGTACTTGGTTGGGGAATTGGTTTGTTCTTACATCAATTCATTATGGTCAAAGCCCAAACGGGTAGTATTTTGTTTCCAATGACGATTCATTACCCAGGCTACATCTGGTCAGCGGTCATTACGGGATGTTTCAGTCTGTTTATCGGAATTTTGACCCATTATAAACTTAAACATATTGATATGCTGGATGCGTTGGCAGCTGGCGAGTAG
- a CDS encoding TetR/AcrR family transcriptional regulator — MKEKQQKIFDAAQKDFQESGFKGTNIAEITQHAGVAVGTFYRFYESKEEVFFQVYAAENERVKQEIVTTNDLTEDPRTLFPKIMTQLLADVKNSLILQDWYTNPKLKRLIKNNPNLQDDFMCHTVSQLVKQWQKDDRLKSGLSESRVHQLFEALVVVDNHQDELLDGDYEQLREDLVQGILDRILK, encoded by the coding sequence ATGAAGGAAAAGCAACAGAAAATTTTTGATGCGGCTCAAAAAGATTTTCAAGAGTCCGGGTTTAAAGGAACCAACATTGCTGAAATTACACAACATGCAGGAGTTGCAGTGGGGACCTTTTATCGATTTTATGAATCAAAAGAAGAAGTTTTCTTTCAGGTTTATGCAGCAGAAAATGAGCGCGTAAAACAGGAAATAGTGACAACCAATGATCTTACTGAAGATCCTCGCACACTTTTTCCTAAAATAATGACGCAATTATTGGCAGACGTCAAAAATAGTTTGATTTTGCAGGACTGGTACACGAATCCAAAGTTAAAACGACTTATTAAAAATAATCCGAATCTGCAAGATGATTTTATGTGCCACACAGTTTCCCAATTAGTTAAGCAATGGCAAAAAGATGATCGCCTTAAATCAGGGCTATCCGAGAGTCGTGTGCATCAATTATTTGAGGCCTTAGTTGTTGTTGATAATCATCAAGATGAGTTACTAGATGGGGATTACGAGCAATTGCGAGAGGATTTGGTTCAAGGAATTTTAGATCGAATTTTGAAATAA